The genomic window CTAAATTTAAACAACAAAAAAGCACCCCCAAACTTGGGAGTGCTTTCTTGTATTATTTAGTTGTTATCAAAGGAATTAACCATTGATTACAGGAGCAGATACAGGCTCAGCAGAAGCTAAGTCTAAGGGGAAGTTGTGAGCGTTACGCTCGTGCATTACTTCCATTCCGATTCCTGCACGGTTTAATACATCAGCCCAGGTTCCGATTACACGGCCTTGAGAATCAAGGATAGACTGGTTGAAGTTAAATCCGTTTAAGTTGAAAGCCATGGTGGATACACCCATTGCGGTGAACCAGATACCGATTACAGGCCATGCACCTAAGAAGAAGTGTAAAGCACGGCTGTTGTTGAAGGATGCGTATTGGAAGATTAAACGACCAAAGTAACCGTGAGCAGCTACGATGTTGTAGGTTTCTTCTTCTTGTCCGAACTTGTAACCGTAGTTTTGAGACTCGATTTCAGTGGTTTCACGAACTAAAGAAGAGGTTACTAAGGAACCGTGCATAGCGGAGAATAAAGATCCACCGAATACACCAGCAACACCCAACATATGGAAGGGGTGCATCAAGATGTTGTGTTCAGCTTGGAACACGAACATGAAGTTGAAGGTTCCGGAGATTCCTAAAGGCATACCATCAGAGAAAGAACCTTGTCCGATGGGGTAGATTAAGAATACTGCGGTCGCTGCGGATACAGGTGCAGAGTAGGCAACACAGATCCAAGGACGCATTCCTAAACGGTAGGAAAGTTCCCACTGACGACCCATGTAGCAAAAGATTCCAATTAAGAAGTGGAAAATTACTAACTGGTAAGGACCGCCATTGTAAAGCCACTCATCAAGTGAAGCAGCTTCCCAGATGGGATAGAAGTGTAAACCGATAGCATTAGAAGAAGGTACGACTGCACCGGAAACGATGTTGTTTCCGTAGAGTAAAGAACCAGCTACAGGCTCACGGATACCATCGATGTCCACAGGAGGAGCAGCGATGAAAGCAATGATGAAACAGGTGGTAGCAGTTAAGAGGGTGGGGATCATTAAGGTACCGAACCAACCGACATAGATGCGGTTGTTGGTGCTGGTCACCCACTGACAAAACTGTTCCCACAAGGAAACGCTCTCGCGTTGTTGTAAGGTAGTAGTCATAGTTGGTATAATTCCTATTCGTTTTTCAAGGTACGAATGATTTAGGCTTTTTTGCCTTTTGGCGTTTGCCTTTTGTTATGTATGTTTCTATATTAACGAATCTGTAACGGTTTGTAAAGGGCTGTAACGAAAGAAATACTTATATTGGGTATAAATACAGTTTATAATTAGGTAACTTCATAGGGATCAATAAGTTGCCAGGTAGGAACTTAGGGAGATTCTTGCTCAATAATCTGCCAACTGGCTGAAACAACACCTGATTCTAAACTCAAGCGACTAACGATTTGTTCTAAGAAAGCATCGTCACGTTTTTGGGTAATGAGTTGGGCTTTAATACTATGTCGGTCTGGAGTATCTTGAAGAGATTCACTTAATAGCGATCGCAACTGCATTGTATTACTACTACTGAAGTAAAGTCAGTGAAGAGGTCGCCCCCTCCACTGCTCTCCAAAACCGTACATGATACTTTCGTATCATACGGCTCCTCAGTAGAACGGCTATTGTCATTAGTACGTCGTCACAAGCATATCGTTTATCCATCTGTAGTTCGATGGGATGTTAGATAGTTGTTTTGGTATGACACTATTACAGTCAGTTTTGTTACCAGACCTTTTCAGACTTCCGTCTGTTCGGGTCTTTTTGTCATGGCAGTGTCGATGGAGAAGTTGCCAATTTTTGTATTCATCTTTTCCGCCTTTCGACTTAGGGATGATATGGTCTAACTCTATGATGTCTCCATCTTTAAAGAACAATCCGCAGTGGGTACATTTCCCTTTTTGCTTTTTGAGCATCGATGCTGTTCGCTTAGGCATCTCAGGATGTTTACCCATTCTTGTACTCCAGTAAACTAGGTTGCCGTCGTAGGGACTTGTTTCTCCTTTGACTTTTGCGTATTTTTGGCTCTTAAAGGAGCCGTATTCAGCAAGTGTATATGGATTGTTGTCACTTCTTGTAGCGAATACCCAGTTTTTATTCCCTATTGTTTGCCAATACTTTTTGATCCAGTATTCGCCTTTATTGGGATGTCTTCTCTTTGCCCATCTTCTGAGTTTCCAGTATATTCGATAATCCATTCGGTGAAATACCTTTGATGGACATCCAATTGAAAAGTAATTACACCATCCTTTTATTATAGGGTTAAGGTTTTTGATTAGAATAGCCTGTGGTTGGGCTTTATGCCTATCAATTACCTCTTTTATTTTGGCGTAATGTATTTTCTGGCTTTCTTTTGACGGGGTTATGATTGTAGAAAATCCTAAAACCTTGCCATTTGTGTTCTTACCAGAGGTATGTTTTCCTGACTTGAATTGTCGGATATTAAAGCCAAGAAAGTTAAATCCTGGTTTTTCTCCTTCATATTCTTGCAGTGTATGGATTAATCTGGTTTTACTAGGTTTTATCTCTAGTCCCATGCCTATTAACCATTCAGAGATTATCTCTCTGCATCTTTGGACGATGGTAAGATTTTCGTGGATGATTACGAAATCGTCGGCGTATCGTATTAGGCTAATTGACTTTCGTCTGGCTGAAATGCTAATAAGATGTCCTTTTTCATTTCTCCAGTCTATATCTTTTGCCATTTCTTTTATCCGACTTTCCATACCATGTAAGGCAATATTAGCCAGTAGAGGGGATATAACTCCGCCTTGTGGTGTACCTTCAGATGTTGGGAACAACTTTTTCCCATCCATTACATCAGCTTTTAGCCAAGCTCGGATTTGTTTCCGTAGGGTAGGATAGGTATTTATTTTTTCTAAAAGTCGTTCATGGTCGATTTTATCGAAGCATTTGGCTATATCAGCGTCTAGCACATATTTGGGCTTAAGTCTGATTGCGCTGAATATTGCTCCGATGGCATCATGGCATGAGCGTCCTGGTCTGAACCCGTATGAGTTAGGCTCAAATTTGGCTTCCCATTCTGGCTCTAGAGCCATCTTGACAAGTCCCTGCAATGCTCGGTCTTTCATGGTAGGTATTCCTAAAGGTCGCTTTTCATCCCTCCCAGGTTTCGGAATCCATACTCTCCGAGTGGGCTTGACCTTTGTACCCAGTTTTAGTTTATTTACCAGTAAGAGACGTTGCTTTGGGGTTAGTGATTTAACACCATCCACACCTGCCGTCTTCTTTCCTTGGTTATCCTGAGTAACCCGACGCACCGCTAAACATTTTGCAGCCCAGGATTTTGTGAGAAGTTTTTGGAGTCTGCGAACTGTCTTGACATCTCCACGACTAGACGCTCTGTAAATCCGCTTTTGCAACTTGAACGTTTCCCGTTCTAACTTTCGCCAGGGGATTTTGTTCCATTTATACATCGGTGATTCCGTGTTCATAACTTATTCATTGCTACTTGTAGCTTTACTTTCCGTTTTTACCGTGAATCCGTCGGCATATCCTCATCATTACAATAAGGCGTTAGCTTCTGACTCAATCTCTCCCATCTATTACCTACCTGTTTGGTAGAATTTTCGTCTTAGCTGACTACTCAATCCTTCGACCTTGATTGAGAGTAATAGGTGGGTTACTTCGTTCCAAATAACCATTGGTTTGTTCCTTTAGGATGGTACTTTACGCCATTATTCGGGAGACACTTATCTGATTGAGACCTGACCTCTCAGATTCCCTTAGTTTTTGCCCTTTTGGGACTCCCAGTGTATCAGCCTGTTTCACTGGTTACGCATCAAGACGCTTCGGATGTACCTTTGTCTCCTATCCATAGGAACTTGCTTAGGTGGTATTGACTCTAGGCTGAGTTACCTTTACCCTTTCATCCCTGCTTCAAGGATTGATGGCTAGTCGCTACCTTGAGGGAAGTGCTTTCACTCCTGTGTCTGGAGGATTAGACATCTCCAAGAATCCATAACCCAGTTACAGCAATGAAAACAGGCAGATTAAACTTGAAGTCAAAATTAGCCTTCAGAACGAATTAATAAGGGGTTGAAGGAATTAACTCTAATTTGGACATAAAACTATGGCTCATTATAACGTCAATTACCTCTCCAGATTGGGAGGATTCTATTATTTTCAAAATCAAGGAACTAATTCTCAACCGAACTAATCCACAAACGGTTAACAAAACCGATTTATATCGACTCTTATGTAAGCGAAATCTTTCTTGAACTACTTTAAATACTTTGACAACTCGAATTAAATGCTCAACAAAAATCCGATTAGATGATAAAGCTTTATTTTCTTTTATTTGAGCTTCAGTTAATTCTCTTTTCTTAGTTTTTTTATGCGGAGTGATAATTTGAGTCTCTCCAATGTAGGCTTTATCAGCACTAAAAGTTTGGTTTATCTTGAATTTATTTAAAGTTTGCCGACAGATGTTAATGTCACTTGTCGGCCCAGGTTTTCCAATTACTACATCAATAATATCTTCAGCTTTTGGCAAGACAACGAATTGACTTTTTAAAGTATGTCTTTTCTGCTTACCCTGTCTCTTGGTGCGCGTTCCCTAGGCGATTACGAATCGCCGGGGTCGCACCGCAATAATATTTTTTTTGTTCTTGATAATCTGAAGGTCTTTCAATAGCCTGTTCTGCGCTGTCTACAATCAATTCATAATCAGTTAACATTTCAAGAACTATTTCTTTTTCTTCTTGAAACTTTTTTATTTGTTCTAATAAACTTGGTGGTAACTCTCCTTCAAAAAGTGTTTGCCAATAAGTAAAAATATTATGAGCCGTTGACTCACTTACTTGAAAAAGTAGTCCTAAGAGTTGAAAACTTATATTATGTCTTAAATAAACTAACGTTAGAACAATTTGTTCTTCTTCTGCTAATAAAGATGGACTTCCCGCACCAGGTTGATTAATTCTAATTTTTGTTTTTTCGTTCTCTTCTTTTTTTTTCTGATGAAGAAGCTTCCCTAGAGCAATCAATTGTTCCAATTGATTGTCATCAATTCCTAATAATCTTTTGGTTTGTTTAGGATATTTTTTTAGATAGCTCCAAGTGTAAGTTTCCATTCTTTTTTGAACTAATTATTCATTTTATTATACTATATTTCTTGATTTTATTAAATTATGGAGATGTCTATTCCAAGACCTAATCCAAAAGCAACCACTAATCGTATTAAAAAATCTAATTCGCTCATTTTAGAAAATGCCTGGATAGTTTATAGATACTAGCATCATTTCTTGCGTCAATTTTAGATAATTTAATAAATTGTCTCCTGATTCAACACTAACTCAGGTAGAATACTCAAAAATCAGAATTATGGTGTTAAGAGAATAAACTCGCTAAAATCAAAGATAAGGAAACGACAAACTAAAGATAGAGACTTCATGATTCCAACCGTTATTGAAACCTCAGGCCGTGGCGAACGCGCCTTTGATATTTACTCTCGTCTCTTACGAGAACGTATTGTCTTTCTAGGACAAGAAGTAAGAGATGAAAATTCTAATTTAATCGTCGCTCAACTATTATTTCTTGAAGCAGAAGACCCTGACAAAGACATTTACCTCTATATCAACTCTCCTGGGGGTTCTGTGTCGGCCGGACTCGGTATTTTTGATACGATGAATCAAATTCGTCCCGATGTCTGTACCATTTGTATTGGTTTAGCAGCGAGTATGGGAGCATTTCTTCTTAGTGCTGGGGCGAAAGGTAAACGTATGAGTCTTCCTAACTCCCGTATCATGATCCATCAACCTCTGGGTGGGGCGCAAGGTCAAGC from Crocosphaera subtropica ATCC 51142 includes these protein-coding regions:
- a CDS encoding transposase family protein, whose protein sequence is MPKAEDIIDVVIGKPGPTSDINICRQTLNKFKINQTFSADKAYIGETQIITPHKKTKKRELTEAQIKENKALSSNRIFVEHLIRVVKVFKVVQERFRLHKSRYKSVLLTVCGLVRLRISSLILKIIESSQSGEVIDVIMSHSFMSKLELIPSTPY
- the ltrA gene encoding group II intron reverse transcriptase/maturase, which gives rise to MNTESPMYKWNKIPWRKLERETFKLQKRIYRASSRGDVKTVRRLQKLLTKSWAAKCLAVRRVTQDNQGKKTAGVDGVKSLTPKQRLLLVNKLKLGTKVKPTRRVWIPKPGRDEKRPLGIPTMKDRALQGLVKMALEPEWEAKFEPNSYGFRPGRSCHDAIGAIFSAIRLKPKYVLDADIAKCFDKIDHERLLEKINTYPTLRKQIRAWLKADVMDGKKLFPTSEGTPQGGVISPLLANIALHGMESRIKEMAKDIDWRNEKGHLISISARRKSISLIRYADDFVIIHENLTIVQRCREIISEWLIGMGLEIKPSKTRLIHTLQEYEGEKPGFNFLGFNIRQFKSGKHTSGKNTNGKVLGFSTIITPSKESQKIHYAKIKEVIDRHKAQPQAILIKNLNPIIKGWCNYFSIGCPSKVFHRMDYRIYWKLRRWAKRRHPNKGEYWIKKYWQTIGNKNWVFATRSDNNPYTLAEYGSFKSQKYAKVKGETSPYDGNLVYWSTRMGKHPEMPKRTASMLKKQKGKCTHCGLFFKDGDIIELDHIIPKSKGGKDEYKNWQLLHRHCHDKKTRTDGSLKRSGNKTDCNSVIPKQLSNIPSNYRWINDMLVTTY
- the clpP gene encoding ATP-dependent Clp endopeptidase proteolytic subunit ClpP yields the protein MRKRQTKDRDFMIPTVIETSGRGERAFDIYSRLLRERIVFLGQEVRDENSNLIVAQLLFLEAEDPDKDIYLYINSPGGSVSAGLGIFDTMNQIRPDVCTICIGLAASMGAFLLSAGAKGKRMSLPNSRIMIHQPLGGAQGQATDIEIQAKEILYLKGLLNNHLANHTGQPLDKIAEDTERDFFMSAEEAQEYGLIDQVINRRPSATNPPVTAG
- the psbA gene encoding photosystem II q(b) protein, with amino-acid sequence MTTTLQQRESVSLWEQFCQWVTSTNNRIYVGWFGTLMIPTLLTATTCFIIAFIAAPPVDIDGIREPVAGSLLYGNNIVSGAVVPSSNAIGLHFYPIWEAASLDEWLYNGGPYQLVIFHFLIGIFCYMGRQWELSYRLGMRPWICVAYSAPVSAATAVFLIYPIGQGSFSDGMPLGISGTFNFMFVFQAEHNILMHPFHMLGVAGVFGGSLFSAMHGSLVTSSLVRETTEIESQNYGYKFGQEEETYNIVAAHGYFGRLIFQYASFNNSRALHFFLGAWPVIGIWFTAMGVSTMAFNLNGFNFNQSILDSQGRVIGTWADVLNRAGIGMEVMHERNAHNFPLDLASAEPVSAPVING
- a CDS encoding helix-turn-helix domain-containing protein; the encoded protein is METYTWSYLKKYPKQTKRLLGIDDNQLEQLIALGKLLHQKKKEENEKTKIRINQPGAGSPSLLAEEEQIVLTLVYLRHNISFQLLGLLFQVSESTAHNIFTYWQTLFEGELPPSLLEQIKKFQEEKEIVLEMLTDYELIVDSAEQAIERPSDYQEQKKYYCGATPAIRNRLGNAHQETG